In Halorubrum sp. PV6, a single window of DNA contains:
- a CDS encoding S66 peptidase family protein yields the protein MSFTTPPPLGDEQVVAIVAPSRPTDETKLQIGRDRLAALGAETRVFPTATPDSDEPASPAARAADIEDAFADSAVGAVMAYTGGDDQLRVLRHLDGDILAANPTRFFGYSDNDNLRLLLWNHGIVSFGACIHPDVICDGELHSYTARYLQRALFEESLGPVEPAPEWTDDWFDFETRDPREWRDTPAPETWVGPEAGGDEPVSGRVWGGTFAIIKWHLQTDRYLPNPERLDGSILALETSEDVPPPREVGYTLRAMGERGLLERFDGVILGRPRTNAPTLEWDPNPETYPDELNSVVTRELERYAPDAVAGFGYDFGHTEPSFPLPLGAVATLDPADGALRFGRD from the coding sequence ATGTCGTTCACGACGCCACCGCCGCTCGGAGACGAGCAGGTGGTCGCGATTGTCGCGCCCTCGCGGCCCACCGACGAGACAAAGCTACAGATCGGTCGCGACCGGCTCGCGGCGCTCGGCGCTGAGACGCGGGTGTTCCCAACCGCAACTCCGGACAGCGACGAACCGGCATCGCCCGCGGCGCGCGCGGCCGACATTGAGGACGCCTTCGCAGACTCGGCGGTCGGCGCTGTGATGGCGTACACTGGCGGCGACGACCAGCTCCGTGTCCTCCGGCACCTTGACGGCGATATACTTGCAGCGAACCCTACCCGGTTCTTCGGCTACAGTGACAACGACAACCTCCGGCTGCTCCTGTGGAACCACGGAATCGTCAGCTTCGGGGCCTGCATCCACCCGGACGTGATTTGTGACGGCGAACTGCACTCCTACACGGCTCGGTATCTCCAGCGTGCGTTGTTCGAGGAGTCGCTCGGCCCCGTTGAGCCTGCCCCGGAGTGGACCGACGACTGGTTCGATTTCGAGACACGCGACCCCCGCGAGTGGCGTGATACTCCCGCACCTGAGACGTGGGTTGGACCCGAGGCGGGGGGCGATGAACCGGTCAGCGGCCGGGTCTGGGGCGGCACCTTCGCAATCATAAAATGGCACCTCCAAACGGATCGGTACCTTCCAAATCCCGAGCGTCTTGACGGGAGCATCCTCGCGCTGGAGACGTCCGAGGACGTACCGCCGCCGCGCGAAGTTGGCTATACGCTCCGTGCCATGGGCGAACGCGGGCTGTTGGAGCGGTTCGATGGTGTGATACTCGGTCGACCGCGGACCAACGCGCCGACACTCGAGTGGGACCCGAACCCTGAGACGTACCCCGACGAACTGAACAGCGTCGTCACTCGGGAACTCGAACGGTACGCGCCCGACGCAGTTGCCGGCTTCGGCTACGATTTCGGCCACACCGAACCGTCCTTTCCGCTGCCGCTTGGCGCGGTCGCGACGCTCGACCCGGCAGATGGGGCGCTTCGGTTCGGACGGGATTGA
- a CDS encoding DUF5815 family protein, whose translation MSQPRVPGGDEHTIELPCGQTIAAGTLDLGMREYECDCGETHGVVMDVHPPERFLPEFLVEVLREAIETTSEEMPEFDTPHLLGVVLEEFPEAVTAHDASENADVGYAMVWITEFDSRRLHEVVVELVVELMEHAVSHADDDEALSSFEEEMVEFDVAAFVDQYRAERDLEAEDPYA comes from the coding sequence ATGTCCCAGCCGCGCGTTCCGGGCGGTGACGAGCACACTATCGAGTTGCCCTGCGGTCAGACGATAGCGGCCGGCACGCTGGATTTGGGAATGCGCGAGTACGAGTGTGACTGCGGCGAGACGCACGGAGTCGTGATGGACGTCCACCCGCCCGAGCGGTTCCTCCCCGAGTTCCTCGTCGAGGTCCTCCGTGAGGCCATCGAGACGACGAGCGAGGAGATGCCGGAGTTCGACACCCCGCACCTGCTCGGCGTCGTGTTAGAGGAGTTCCCCGAGGCGGTGACGGCCCACGACGCCAGCGAGAACGCGGACGTGGGGTACGCGATGGTGTGGATCACCGAGTTCGACTCCCGCCGGCTCCACGAGGTCGTCGTCGAACTCGTCGTCGAACTGATGGAACACGCCGTCAGCCACGCCGACGACGACGAGGCGCTCTCGTCGTTCGAAGAGGAGATGGTCGAGTTCGACGTGGCGGCGTTCGTCGACCAGTACCGCGCGGAACGCGATCTCGAGGCCGAGGACCCGTACGCCTGA
- a CDS encoding CDC48 family AAA ATPase, translated as MNEVQLEVAKAYPNDSGRGIARLDPDTLLHLKLSPGDIIEIEGAETTAAKVWRADRQDWNTDTVRIDGFTRQNADVGIGERVTIRKAEAEKAETLVLAPPEEASVQFGSDAAGMVKRQILKRPVVERDIVPVMSSTNHPFMRSPGQAIPLIAVETEPDGICMITEDTEVELREEPISGFEKTGGGITYEDIGGLQSEIQRVREMVELPMKHPQIFSKLGIEPPQGVLLHGPPGTGKTLLAKAVANETSASFFSIAGPEIISKYYGESEQQLREIFEDAKEESPSIIFIDELDSIAPKREDVTGEVERRVVAQLLTMMDGLETRGQVVVIGATNRVDSVDPALRRPGRFDREIEIGVPDEVGRKEVLQIHTRGMPLSDDVSLDHLADETHGFVGADIESLTKEAAMKALRRYLPEIDLDDEEVPPSLIDRMIVKRDDFSGALTEVEPSAMREVLVELPKISWEDVGGLSEAQQQVQESVEWPLTTPEKFDRMGVDAPKGVLLYGPPGTGKTLMAKAVANETNANFISVRGPQLLSKWVGESEKAIRQTFRKARQVSPTIIFFDELDSLAPSRGQEMGNNVSERVVNQLLTELDGLEEMGDVMVIGATNRPDMIDPALLRSGRFDRLVMIGQPDQGGREQILDIHTQDTPLAPDVSLREIAEITDGYVGSDLEGIAREAAIEALRDDDDAEDVEMKHFRRALESVRPTITDDILAYYEEVEEQFKGGNGNALRDTGGRIGFQ; from the coding sequence ATGAACGAAGTCCAACTCGAAGTGGCGAAGGCGTACCCGAACGACTCGGGGCGCGGAATCGCCCGACTCGACCCCGACACGCTGTTGCATCTCAAGCTCTCGCCCGGCGACATCATCGAGATCGAGGGCGCCGAGACCACCGCCGCGAAGGTCTGGCGTGCGGATCGGCAAGACTGGAACACGGACACCGTCCGGATCGACGGGTTCACGCGACAGAACGCCGATGTCGGCATCGGCGAGCGCGTCACCATCCGGAAGGCGGAAGCCGAGAAGGCCGAGACGCTCGTGCTGGCCCCGCCCGAGGAGGCGTCGGTGCAGTTCGGCTCCGACGCGGCCGGCATGGTCAAACGCCAGATCCTGAAGCGTCCGGTCGTCGAACGCGACATCGTCCCGGTGATGTCCTCGACGAACCACCCGTTCATGCGGTCGCCCGGACAGGCGATCCCGCTGATCGCGGTCGAGACCGAGCCAGACGGCATCTGCATGATAACCGAAGACACCGAAGTCGAGCTCCGCGAGGAGCCGATCTCGGGCTTCGAGAAGACCGGCGGCGGCATCACCTACGAGGACATCGGCGGGCTCCAGTCGGAGATCCAGCGCGTCCGCGAGATGGTCGAGCTGCCGATGAAACACCCGCAGATCTTCTCGAAACTCGGCATTGAGCCGCCGCAGGGCGTCCTCTTACACGGTCCGCCGGGCACCGGGAAGACCCTGCTCGCGAAGGCGGTCGCCAACGAGACGTCGGCGTCGTTCTTCTCGATCGCCGGCCCGGAGATCATCTCGAAGTACTACGGCGAGTCCGAACAGCAGCTCCGAGAGATCTTCGAGGACGCCAAAGAGGAGAGCCCGAGCATCATCTTCATCGACGAACTCGACTCGATCGCCCCCAAACGTGAGGACGTGACCGGCGAGGTCGAGCGCCGCGTCGTCGCCCAGTTGCTGACGATGATGGACGGGCTCGAAACCCGCGGCCAGGTGGTCGTCATCGGCGCGACGAACCGGGTCGACAGCGTCGATCCCGCCCTTCGCCGTCCCGGTCGGTTCGACCGCGAGATCGAGATCGGCGTCCCCGACGAGGTGGGCCGCAAAGAGGTTCTCCAGATCCACACCCGCGGGATGCCGCTCTCGGACGACGTGAGCTTGGACCACCTCGCCGACGAGACGCACGGGTTCGTCGGCGCCGACATCGAGAGCCTGACCAAGGAGGCCGCGATGAAGGCGCTGCGGCGGTACCTCCCCGAGATCGACTTAGACGACGAGGAGGTGCCGCCGAGCCTGATCGACCGGATGATCGTCAAACGCGACGACTTCTCGGGCGCGCTCACGGAGGTCGAGCCCTCCGCGATGCGGGAGGTCCTCGTCGAACTCCCGAAGATATCCTGGGAGGACGTGGGCGGTCTCAGCGAGGCCCAACAGCAGGTCCAGGAGTCGGTCGAGTGGCCGCTCACGACTCCCGAGAAGTTCGACCGGATGGGCGTCGACGCCCCGAAGGGCGTGCTGTTGTACGGCCCGCCGGGGACCGGCAAGACGCTGATGGCGAAGGCGGTCGCCAACGAGACGAACGCCAACTTCATCTCGGTCAGAGGGCCGCAGCTGCTCTCGAAGTGGGTCGGCGAGTCCGAGAAGGCGATCCGGCAGACCTTCCGCAAGGCGCGGCAGGTGAGCCCCACGATCATCTTCTTCGACGAGCTCGACAGCCTCGCGCCGTCGCGCGGTCAGGAGATGGGGAATAACGTCTCCGAGCGCGTCGTCAACCAGCTGTTGACCGAGCTCGACGGGTTAGAGGAGATGGGCGACGTGATGGTCATCGGCGCCACCAACCGGCCCGACATGATCGACCCCGCGCTGCTCCGCTCGGGCCGGTTCGACCGCCTCGTGATGATCGGCCAGCCGGACCAGGGCGGTCGCGAGCAGATCCTCGACATCCACACGCAGGACACGCCGCTCGCGCCCGACGTGAGCCTCCGGGAGATCGCCGAGATCACAGACGGGTACGTCGGCTCCGACCTGGAGGGTATCGCCCGCGAGGCCGCCATCGAGGCGCTGCGCGACGACGACGACGCCGAGGACGTGGAGATGAAGCACTTCCGGCGCGCGCTGGAGTCGGTGCGCCCGACGATCACCGACGACATCCTCGCGTACTACGAGGAGGTCGAAGAGCAGTTCAAGGGCGGCAACGGCAACGCCTTACGCGACACCGGCGGCCGGATCGGGTTCCAGTAG
- a CDS encoding ATP-NAD kinase family protein yields the protein MHVGFVVNPVAGMGGRVGLKGTDGKVSEAVARGAEPRAPDRAQRAVSRLAAIAPETRLSTAADPMGERPVRDAGFDPVRVVDPFDGERPDPTETTAAHTERVVEAFVAGDDPVDLVVFVGGDGTAADVAATLESVDSAVPMLGVPAGVKVYSSVFAVSPEDAATVAASFSRTERREVMDIDEDAYREGSVHPELRAIAHVPIADDLQSSKQTASGTVESLAEGVAADIRARDGEGVTFVLGPGSTVGAIKAALGFEPSPIGVDVWRDGEVVVRDGTESAILDALGAENVIVVSPIGGQGFVFGRGNPQLSPAVIRQCDVRIVASRTKLDDVRALRVDTDDPELDAELAGWVRVRVGKFETRMMKIA from the coding sequence ATGCACGTCGGATTCGTGGTGAACCCGGTCGCCGGGATGGGCGGCCGCGTCGGGTTAAAAGGCACCGACGGGAAGGTCTCGGAGGCGGTCGCTCGCGGCGCCGAGCCGCGCGCACCGGACCGGGCTCAACGAGCCGTCTCGCGGCTCGCCGCGATCGCGCCTGAGACGCGCCTTTCGACTGCCGCCGACCCCATGGGCGAGCGACCGGTCCGCGACGCCGGCTTCGACCCCGTCCGCGTCGTCGACCCGTTCGACGGCGAGCGCCCCGACCCCACCGAGACGACCGCCGCCCACACCGAACGCGTCGTCGAGGCGTTCGTCGCCGGCGACGACCCCGTGGACCTCGTCGTGTTCGTCGGCGGCGACGGGACGGCGGCGGACGTGGCGGCGACGCTGGAGTCGGTCGACTCCGCGGTGCCGATGCTCGGCGTCCCGGCCGGGGTGAAGGTGTACTCGTCCGTGTTCGCCGTCTCGCCGGAGGACGCCGCGACGGTCGCCGCCTCCTTCTCGCGGACCGAGCGACGCGAGGTGATGGACATCGACGAGGACGCCTACCGCGAGGGGTCGGTCCACCCGGAACTGCGAGCCATCGCCCACGTCCCGATCGCGGACGACCTGCAGTCGTCGAAACAGACCGCGAGCGGGACGGTCGAGTCGCTCGCCGAGGGCGTCGCCGCCGACATCCGGGCCCGCGACGGCGAGGGCGTCACGTTCGTCCTGGGGCCGGGATCGACGGTCGGCGCGATCAAGGCCGCGCTCGGCTTCGAGCCGTCGCCCATCGGCGTCGACGTGTGGCGCGACGGCGAGGTGGTCGTTCGCGACGGCACCGAGTCGGCGATCCTCGACGCGCTCGGCGCAGAGAACGTGATCGTCGTCTCGCCCATCGGCGGGCAGGGGTTCGTCTTCGGTCGCGGGAACCCCCAGCTGTCGCCCGCGGTGATCCGGCAATGTGACGTGCGGATCGTCGCCTCGCGGACGAAACTGGACGACGTGCGCGCGCTCCGCGTCGACACCGACGACCCGGAACTCGACGCCGAACTCGCCGGCTGGGTCCGCGTTCGGGTCGGGAAGTTCGAGACGCGGATGATGAAGATCGCTTAA
- a CDS encoding molybdopterin-binding protein, whose product MDAAIVTVGDELLVGDTENTNATWLCDRLDARGVSVRRVTVVPDEVGEIARVVNEYHAEYDAVIVTGGLGPTHDDVTMDAVAAAFGRDLVANDEAAAWLASQGYSADDLVAETTHLPADCRPLPNEAGVAPGAVVEAVYVLPGVPTEMKAMFESVVEEFEGARTHTVTVDVDEPESELIDRFAALREAFDVAVGSYPGESVRVKITASSVDEAERAAEWVRERSTLVDPET is encoded by the coding sequence ATGGACGCCGCAATCGTCACCGTCGGGGACGAACTCCTCGTCGGCGACACCGAGAACACGAACGCGACGTGGCTCTGCGATCGGCTCGACGCCCGCGGCGTGTCGGTCCGGCGGGTGACCGTCGTCCCGGACGAGGTCGGCGAGATAGCGCGCGTCGTCAACGAGTACCACGCCGAGTACGACGCCGTGATCGTCACCGGCGGGCTCGGACCCACTCACGACGACGTGACGATGGACGCGGTCGCGGCCGCGTTCGGGCGCGACCTCGTCGCCAACGACGAGGCCGCGGCGTGGCTCGCAAGTCAGGGGTACAGCGCGGACGATCTCGTCGCCGAGACCACGCACCTCCCGGCCGACTGCCGTCCCCTCCCCAACGAGGCCGGCGTCGCCCCCGGCGCCGTCGTCGAGGCCGTGTACGTCCTCCCCGGCGTGCCGACCGAGATGAAAGCGATGTTCGAATCGGTCGTCGAGGAGTTCGAGGGGGCGCGAACGCACACCGTCACCGTCGACGTCGACGAACCGGAGAGCGAACTGATCGATCGGTTCGCGGCGCTCCGGGAGGCGTTCGACGTGGCCGTCGGGTCGTATCCCGGCGAGAGCGTTCGGGTGAAAATCACGGCGTCGAGCGTCGACGAAGCCGAGCGCGCCGCAGAATGGGTCCGCGAGCGGTCGACGCTGGTCGATCCAGAAACGTAG
- a CDS encoding DUF5803 family protein, which translates to MNRRFALAVAVVALLAVSAGCLTYVNDGGDVANETLDAEPPQAYDFATDRDAAINLSSGTQYTVVYNVSGVDEIRFYRQTPYQGDLPFEFEAFRYQYPDGEVINGTEFRARGGEVDRTPDETWVRFAPEMEGGRMALSAAGSPRRFTTLTYVEGSYAVTLPPGFSTEVPIVGHISPRDHEIETVDGRDRITWDSVTSGSVVVQSYRETDLVVFGVILVIAAVAAVVGTVYFRRQLAELRERRLEMGLRDSDDEE; encoded by the coding sequence GTGAACCGACGCTTCGCCCTCGCGGTCGCCGTCGTCGCGCTGCTGGCCGTCAGCGCCGGCTGTCTCACCTACGTCAACGACGGCGGCGACGTCGCCAACGAGACGCTGGACGCCGAGCCGCCGCAGGCGTACGACTTCGCGACCGACCGCGACGCGGCGATCAACCTCTCGTCGGGCACCCAGTACACCGTCGTGTACAACGTCTCCGGCGTCGACGAGATCCGGTTCTACAGACAGACGCCGTATCAGGGCGATCTGCCCTTCGAGTTCGAGGCGTTCCGGTACCAGTACCCCGACGGCGAGGTGATAAACGGGACCGAGTTCCGCGCCCGCGGCGGCGAGGTCGACCGGACGCCCGACGAGACGTGGGTCCGGTTCGCCCCCGAGATGGAGGGCGGCCGTATGGCGCTCTCCGCCGCCGGCTCGCCCCGCCGGTTCACGACGCTCACCTACGTCGAAGGGTCGTACGCCGTGACGCTCCCGCCCGGCTTCAGCACCGAGGTGCCCATCGTCGGCCACATCTCACCGCGCGATCACGAAATCGAGACGGTCGACGGTCGCGACCGGATCACCTGGGACTCCGTCACGAGCGGGTCGGTCGTGGTCCAGTCGTACCGCGAGACCGATCTGGTCGTCTTCGGGGTCATCCTCGTCATCGCCGCCGTCGCCGCCGTCGTCGGGACGGTGTATTTCCGACGGCAGCTGGCGGAGCTGCGCGAGCGACGCCTGGAGATGGGCCTCCGCGACTCCGACGACGAAGAGTAG
- a CDS encoding DUF2110 family protein, which produces MVVLATKCYVEGDARDRALDGMGSLVANDIGELDVEWNVGVRDDDFVQVDVSGEDAEVARNVLAETWGEIVAHDEGLTAGEEYVGTLESWDDDGFVVDAGVDVRIPADDIGLGRGSPQQVVERFGLVQHLPVRFVYGGDVGDPDADPSRLSDAERDRLYDWQRGDGRLNVNSATRGEVRATVNRAGHAQDIITVDRLGLLEQSVVCTEDTDPPGLLAAIGSYLPAEMRCVV; this is translated from the coding sequence ATGGTCGTCCTCGCAACCAAGTGCTACGTCGAGGGCGACGCCCGCGACCGCGCACTCGACGGCATGGGATCGCTGGTCGCCAACGACATCGGCGAGCTCGACGTAGAGTGGAACGTCGGCGTCCGCGACGACGACTTCGTGCAGGTCGACGTGAGCGGCGAGGACGCCGAAGTCGCCCGCAACGTCCTCGCGGAGACGTGGGGCGAAATCGTCGCCCACGACGAGGGGTTGACGGCCGGCGAAGAGTACGTCGGGACGCTCGAATCGTGGGACGACGACGGCTTCGTCGTCGACGCCGGCGTCGACGTGCGGATTCCGGCCGACGATATCGGCCTCGGTAGGGGGTCGCCCCAGCAGGTCGTCGAGCGCTTCGGGCTGGTCCAACACCTCCCGGTCAGGTTCGTGTACGGCGGCGACGTCGGCGACCCCGACGCCGACCCGAGCCGGCTGTCGGACGCCGAGCGCGACCGACTGTACGACTGGCAGCGCGGTGACGGCCGCCTCAACGTCAACTCGGCGACCCGCGGCGAGGTCCGCGCGACCGTGAACCGCGCCGGACACGCCCAGGACATCATCACCGTCGACCGACTCGGCCTCTTAGAGCAGAGCGTCGTCTGTACCGAAGACACCGACCCGCCGGGGCTGTTGGCCGCCATCGGCTCGTATCTCCCGGCGGAGATGCGCTGTGTCGTCTGA
- a CDS encoding transcription factor, producing MAFEDLLNDPVIQKYLHELVGPTGMPVAAAPPDGEVTDEELAEELGLELNDVRRALFILYENDLATYRRVRDEDSGWLTYLWTFHYDNIPENLEEEMYRLLDALEEREEYERTHEFYLCEVCSIRFEFGEAMDFGFECPECGSPVEAMENDRLREAMGQRVAELRDELNVDVTG from the coding sequence ATGGCTTTTGAGGATCTACTGAACGACCCCGTCATCCAAAAGTACCTCCACGAGCTGGTGGGGCCGACGGGGATGCCGGTCGCGGCCGCGCCGCCCGACGGCGAGGTCACCGACGAAGAGTTGGCAGAGGAGCTCGGACTGGAGCTCAACGACGTCCGACGCGCGCTGTTTATCCTGTACGAGAACGACCTCGCCACCTACCGCCGGGTGCGCGACGAGGACTCGGGCTGGCTCACGTACCTCTGGACGTTCCACTACGACAACATCCCGGAGAACCTCGAAGAGGAGATGTACCGCCTGCTCGACGCCTTAGAGGAGCGCGAGGAGTACGAGCGCACCCACGAGTTCTACCTCTGTGAGGTGTGTTCGATCCGCTTCGAGTTCGGCGAGGCGATGGACTTCGGCTTCGAGTGCCCCGAGTGCGGCTCTCCGGTCGAAGCGATGGAGAACGACCGGCTCCGCGAGGCGATGGGACAGCGCGTCGCGGAGCTCCGTGACGAACTCAACGTGGACGTGACCGGCTAA
- a CDS encoding tRNA (cytidine(56)-2'-O)-methyltransferase has product MHEAREVVVLRYGHRPGRDDRMTTHVGLTARALGADRVVFPDNAGQSAETVRDITDRFGGPFAVELREDQKAIVRDWDGVVVHLTMYGERVQDVEAEVREAVGLPDERAEADAEADPTAPRDLLVVVGGEKVPWALYERADFNVGVTNQPHSEVAGLAVFLDRLFAGEELEREWVDADRRVMPEATGKTVVDAGETGDANDAGDESA; this is encoded by the coding sequence ATGCACGAGGCGCGCGAGGTCGTCGTCCTCCGGTACGGCCACCGACCCGGACGCGACGACCGCATGACGACTCACGTCGGGCTCACCGCCCGAGCGCTCGGAGCCGACCGCGTGGTGTTCCCCGACAACGCCGGCCAGTCCGCGGAGACGGTCCGAGACATCACGGACCGGTTCGGCGGCCCGTTCGCGGTCGAACTCCGCGAGGACCAGAAGGCGATCGTCAGGGACTGGGACGGCGTCGTCGTCCACCTCACGATGTACGGCGAGCGCGTCCAAGACGTCGAGGCGGAGGTCCGAGAGGCGGTCGGACTGCCGGACGAGAGAGCCGAGGCCGACGCCGAAGCAGACCCGACCGCGCCGCGGGACCTCCTCGTGGTCGTCGGCGGGGAGAAGGTCCCGTGGGCGCTCTACGAGCGCGCAGACTTCAACGTCGGCGTGACGAACCAGCCGCACTCCGAGGTCGCCGGCCTCGCCGTCTTTCTGGACCGGCTGTTCGCGGGCGAGGAACTGGAGCGCGAGTGGGTCGACGCCGACCGCCGGGTGATGCCCGAGGCGACGGGGAAGACGGTCGTGGACGCGGGAGAGACTGGAGACGCGAACGACGCGGGCGACGAGTCGGCCTGA
- a CDS encoding phosphoribosylaminoimidazolesuccinocarboxamide synthase, with amino-acid sequence MTSVKEFRVDEPATADSLGRGRFVFTDAYSVFDWGQMPDAVPRKGASLCTMGAFNFELLESEGVPTHYRGVVDPGESGDEAGSESDAVVPLADATAPPTQMAIDLTQVPDLPYEGPDAGYDYDAFHAAGGANYLVPLEVVFRNRVPIGSSLRRRAAPADFGLDSDPAIDADEWPDEPVDLPEPVVEFSTKYEEQDRYLTREEADRIAGTADVDALESLALDVNRVVTERAEAAGFAHDDGKIECLYSDGQLRVADVVGTFDENRFSYGGRGISKEVVRQWYRANDSEWVEAVTEAKSAVAERDIDDWRELCERDPDPLPPAVVDAVSELYAAGTNAYTGRAWFDAPDIEAALDAADDL; translated from the coding sequence ATGACGAGCGTCAAGGAGTTCCGCGTCGACGAGCCCGCGACCGCCGACTCCCTCGGCCGCGGTCGGTTCGTCTTCACGGACGCGTACTCGGTGTTCGACTGGGGGCAGATGCCCGACGCGGTTCCGCGGAAGGGCGCGAGCCTCTGTACGATGGGCGCGTTCAACTTCGAACTGCTGGAGTCCGAGGGGGTTCCGACCCACTACCGCGGCGTGGTCGACCCGGGCGAGTCGGGCGACGAGGCCGGGAGCGAGTCGGACGCGGTCGTCCCCCTCGCCGACGCGACCGCCCCGCCGACGCAGATGGCAATCGATCTGACGCAGGTCCCCGACCTCCCGTACGAGGGCCCGGACGCCGGCTACGACTACGACGCGTTCCACGCCGCGGGCGGAGCGAACTACCTCGTCCCGTTGGAGGTCGTCTTCCGGAACCGCGTCCCGATCGGGTCCAGTCTCCGCCGCCGGGCGGCCCCGGCCGACTTCGGCCTGGATTCCGATCCCGCCATCGACGCCGACGAGTGGCCCGACGAGCCCGTGGACCTCCCGGAACCAGTCGTGGAGTTCTCCACGAAGTACGAGGAGCAGGACCGCTACCTGACCCGCGAGGAGGCGGACCGGATCGCGGGCACCGCCGACGTCGACGCCCTCGAATCGCTCGCGCTGGACGTGAACCGCGTCGTCACCGAGCGCGCGGAGGCGGCCGGCTTCGCCCACGACGACGGCAAGATCGAGTGTCTGTACTCCGATGGCCAACTCCGCGTCGCCGACGTGGTCGGCACGTTCGACGAGAACCGCTTCTCGTACGGCGGGCGAGGCATCTCCAAAGAGGTCGTCCGCCAGTGGTACCGGGCGAACGACTCCGAGTGGGTCGAGGCAGTCACGGAAGCGAAGTCGGCAGTCGCCGAGCGCGATATCGACGACTGGCGCGAACTCTGCGAGCGCGACCCCGACCCCCTCCCGCCGGCGGTCGTCGACGCGGTCTCCGAGCTGTACGCGGCCGGGACCAACGCCTACACCGGGCGGGCGTGGTTCGACGCGCCCGATATCGAGGCGGCGCTCGACGCGGCCGACGACTTATAA
- a CDS encoding DUF47 domain-containing protein, translating to MSTDAGFGARLESRTVTYLDRVDDCVALLPRALDEYAEDGSARETVDEIAAVESECDELVREITGLITDAGPDDIGLLNTRINFNESALLDFYKELDVVANHTERIVQEVTMMRPEADAAPFRDMREMATRIVEMVAVLVDVVERFVRGLARSDAAETLTDGIESIRGLESECDDLRNDAIATAFADDGIDQPLVYRELAILLDELANTIEDLTDRMVVIASKEPGIVTETGPDASEE from the coding sequence ATGTCCACCGACGCCGGCTTCGGAGCGCGGCTGGAGTCACGCACCGTGACGTACCTCGACCGGGTCGACGACTGCGTCGCCCTGCTCCCGCGGGCCCTCGACGAGTACGCCGAGGACGGGTCCGCCCGCGAGACGGTCGACGAGATCGCCGCGGTCGAGAGCGAGTGCGACGAGCTGGTCCGGGAGATCACCGGACTCATCACCGACGCCGGGCCGGACGACATCGGCCTCCTGAACACGCGGATCAACTTCAACGAGTCCGCGCTGCTCGACTTCTACAAGGAGCTCGACGTGGTGGCGAACCACACCGAGCGGATCGTTCAGGAGGTGACCATGATGCGGCCCGAGGCCGACGCGGCCCCGTTCCGCGACATGCGCGAGATGGCCACCCGCATCGTCGAGATGGTCGCGGTCCTCGTCGACGTGGTCGAGCGGTTCGTCCGCGGGCTCGCGCGCAGCGACGCGGCCGAGACGCTCACGGACGGCATCGAGTCGATCCGCGGGCTGGAGAGCGAGTGCGACGACCTCCGCAACGACGCCATCGCGACCGCCTTCGCCGACGACGGGATCGACCAGCCGCTCGTCTACCGGGAGCTCGCGATCCTGCTGGACGAGCTCGCGAACACGATCGAGGACCTCACCGACCGGATGGTCGTCATCGCCAGCAAGGAACCGGGGATCGTCACCGAGACGGGGCCCGACGCGAGCGAGGAGTAG